From Elephas maximus indicus isolate mEleMax1 chromosome 25, mEleMax1 primary haplotype, whole genome shotgun sequence, the proteins below share one genomic window:
- the MYL9 gene encoding myosin regulatory light polypeptide 9 — MSSKRAKAKTTKKRPQRATSNVFAMFDQSQIQEFKEAFNMIDQNRDGFIDKEDLHDMLASMGKNPTDEYLEGMMSEAPGPINFTMFLTMFGEKLNGTDPEDVIRNAFACFDEDASGFIHEDHLRELLTTMGDRFTDEEVDEMYREAPIDKKGNFNYVEFTRILKHGAKDKDD; from the exons ATGTCCAGCAAACGGGCCAAGGCCAAGACCACCAAGAAGCGACCGCAGAGGGCCACTTCCAATGTCTTTGCAATGTTTGACCAGTCCCAGATCCAGGAGTTTAAGGAGGCCTTCAACATGATCGACCAGAACCGCGACGGCTTCATTGACAAGGAGGACCTGCACGACATGCTGGCCTCGATGG GGAAGAACCCCACAGATGAGTACCTGGAGGGCATGATGAGTGAGGCTCCCGGGCCCATCAACTTCACCATGTTTCTCACCATGTTTGGGGAGAAGCTGAACGGCACAGACCCTGAGGACGTGATCCGCAACGCCTTCGCCTGCTTCGACGAGGATGCCTCAG GTTTCATCCACGAGGACCACCTACGGGAGCTGCTTACCACCATGGGTGACcggttcacagatgaggaagtggATGAGATGTACCGTGAGGCGCCCATCGATAAAAAGGGCAACTTCAACTATGTGGAGTTCACCCGCATCCTCAAACACGGCGCCAAGGACAAGGATGACTAG